In the Salmo trutta chromosome 33, fSalTru1.1, whole genome shotgun sequence genome, one interval contains:
- the LOC115172088 gene encoding glutathione-specific gamma-glutamylcyclotransferase 1-like yields MTLLDITASEKPSLWIFGYGSLVWKPDFKYKRNNVGYIKGYSRRFWHGDNFHRGDKDLPGRVVTLVEDHDACTWGVAYEVSDSQMEESLQYLNVIEAVLGGYVTKMVEFTPREKCQGSLLALVYIATPDNPIYLGPATPTEIAAQIAICRGNTGHNIEYLLRLAEFMRLYCPEVEDDHLFSIEAAALALVI; encoded by the exons ATGACGCTTCTGGACATTACTGCATCAGAAAAACCCAGCCTGTGGATATTCGGATATGGCTCATTAGTCTGGAAACCAGACTTCAAATACAAGAGAAACAACGTCGGTTATATCAAAGGATATAGCAGACGCTTCTGGCATGGCGACAATTTTCATCGAGGAGACAAAGACTTG CCAGGTAGAGTGGTGACTTTAGTGGAAGATCATGAT GCTTGCACCTGGGGGGTAGCCTACGAGGTCAGCGACTCCCAAATGGAGGAGTCTCTGCAGTATCTGAATGTGATAGAGGCTGTGCTGGGGGGCTACGTCACCAAGATGGTGGAGTTCACTCCCAGAGAGAAGTGCCAAGGGTCTTTGCTCGCCCTGGTCTACATCGCCACCCCTGACAACCCCATATACCTTGGGCCTGCCACTCCCACAGAGATAGCTGCTCAGATTGCCATCTGCAGAGGCAACACGGGCCACAACATAGAGTACCTCCTTCGCCTGGCTGAGTTCATGAGGCTGTACTGTCCCGAGGTAGAGGATGACCATCTCTTCTCCATAGAGGCAGCCGCGCTGGCTCTGGTCATCTGA